The sequence CACTGATGGTTCCTACGCAGGACGGTGCAAAAATCCCTTTAAAAGAAATCAGTACAATTGTAAAAGATAACGGTGCAGCGTTTATTTATCGTGATGATATTAAAAGATATATCGGAATTAAATTCTCGATTCGTGACCGTGATTTAGGTGGAACAATTGGCGATGCACAGAAAGAAGTGGCAAAAATTAAAATTCCTGACGGATATTCTGTAGGCTGGACAGGTCAGTTTGAAAACCAGCAAAGAGCTACAAAAAGACTGACAGAGGTCGTTCCTGTAAGTATTCTGGGGATTTTCTTCCTCTTATTCATCCTTTTCGGAAATATGAAAGATTCATTATTGGTGTTGGCGAACGTACCTTTTGCTTTAATTGGCGGAATTATCGCACTGCATGTAACGAATATGAATTTCGGTATTTCTGCCGGAGTAGGAATGATTGCCCTTCTCGGAATCTGTATTCAAAACGGAGTCATTCTCATCACAGAATTTCATCAAAATGTAAAAGAAGGGTTGAAAATAGATGACGCCATCTTTAGCGGTGTAAAATCCAGAACGCGACCAGTAATTATGACAGCATTAATGGCATCGATTGGGCTTTTACCAGCGGCACTTTCTACAGGTATTGGCTCAGAATCGCAAAAACCGTTAGCGATTGTAATCATCGGCGGATTAATTACGGCAACATTTTTAACCTTATTAATCTTCCCGATTATCTTTTGGATATTTAATAAAACCAAGAAAACAGAAGTTTTATAGCTTAAAGGCTATTCATTAAAATTAAAAAATCATTCTTTCATTTATCTTTATAAAGTTGAAGCCCGGAATAGAATAATCTATCTCGGGCTTCTTTATATGAAATCAAGTCTGTTTTTAGAATCCTAAACCTACCGTAAATCCTCTTACAGGATTAGGATAAGTGCCTAATGAAGAAGCTGCTCCGGTTGTAGTGTTTACTGTATATAATTTTGTTTCTGTACCAACAGTAGCTAATAAATATGCTTTCTGGCTTGTGCTTCCGATATCGAAACCGTTGGCTGCTGCTATGTTAATTCCTAAGGCTCCTCTTTCTACCAAAGTACCTGCATTTGGTGGATTTTGAAGATATAATTTATCAGTATTATGGTCGATTACAAAAAGCTCAGTAGCAGTTGTTCCGGCAAAATTATTGGTATAAGCTGCTGCACCTACAGCTGGAGTTCCTGGGCTAAGTACGGTGTCTGTACCAGTAATTGCACCTGTGACAGGATCTAATCTTAAATTTTGTCCTGTATTGCTTACTACTCTTATTTTATCAACTAAAGGATTAAAATCAAAACCAAACTCAGTTCCGGATAATAATGTAGGAAGTTGAGCTCCTACAACAGTTGCTGCACCAGTACCTAAATTAATCGTATAAATTCTACTTGAGTTTCCTAAGGCGTACAATTGCCCGTTTAAAGGTCTGAAATCAATCCCAAGAATTCCTTCTCCGGTTTGTAATCCAGTGATTGGCTTAGTAACTGGTTCAGGTTTATTAGGGTCAAAAATTTGTAATGCATTTGAGTTATCAATTGCATAAGCAACAGCGTTTGTAGGGATAGCAATATCAATAATTTTTTGAGGTAAAGTACCGATACTTGAAGCTTTTCCTGTAGTAAGGTTTACGCTGTACAAAGCATTTTGACCTCCACTTGTAACTGCCATTAATGCATTTGTATTATCCGGGCTGATGTCAAATGCTGCCTGACCTGAGAATGTAAAGCCTAAACTTCCTACTTCTACCAAAGTTCCATTGTTAGGTGGATCTTGTTTAAATAATTTTCCTGAAGTTAAATCAAGATCATATAAAGTAGTTGTTGCAGCACCAGATTTACTGTTGGTATATGCAATACCCGCAATTGCTGCGGTCGTTGCAATGCTTGTATCAGTAGCTGCAGTAACTCCATTTTCAGGATTGATACGAAGATTTTGTCCTGTGTTTGATACCAATCTGATACGGTCAACAGTAGGATTGAAGTCAATAGAAACAATAGTTCCCGAAACAGCAGGACTAAATGCTGTAGTACTTACCACTCTGCTTGTTGCAGTAGCTGTATTAATGATATACAATTTACTGTTATTGGATACTGCATAAAGTTCTCCGGTAGCAGGTCTGAAATCGATACTTAATAATTTTTCTCCCGTTGCAAGTCCTGTAATAGGCTTGGTGGAAGTTATTACGTTACTGTTTTTAGCATTAAAAGCTAAAAGGTCGTTGTTGGCACTCAAACCGTAGACCATAACGTCTGGTGCAACGGAAGGTGTTTCTGGTGTACTCATGTCATCGTCGT comes from Chryseobacterium sp. 3008163 and encodes:
- a CDS encoding DUF4394 domain-containing protein, with translation MKKLFNICLATFAFVTIISCDDDDDMSTPETPSVAPDVMVYGLSANNDLLAFNAKNSNVITSTKPITGLATGEKLLSIDFRPATGELYAVSNNSKLYIINTATATSRVVSTTAFSPAVSGTIVSIDFNPTVDRIRLVSNTGQNLRINPENGVTAATDTSIATTAAIAGIAYTNSKSGAATTTLYDLDLTSGKLFKQDPPNNGTLVEVGSLGFTFSGQAAFDISPDNTNALMAVTSGGQNALYSVNLTTGKASSIGTLPQKIIDIAIPTNAVAYAIDNSNALQIFDPNKPEPVTKPITGLQTGEGILGIDFRPLNGQLYALGNSSRIYTINLGTGAATVVGAQLPTLLSGTEFGFDFNPLVDKIRVVSNTGQNLRLDPVTGAITGTDTVLSPGTPAVGAAAYTNNFAGTTATELFVIDHNTDKLYLQNPPNAGTLVERGALGINIAAANGFDIGSTSQKAYLLATVGTETKLYTVNTTTGAASSLGTYPNPVRGFTVGLGF